One Streptomyces sp. NBC_01217 genomic region harbors:
- a CDS encoding C40 family peptidase encodes MTAQVHVPSLLARAGTASVLTLAAVGGTMLAPGATSQAQAATLSMKALHIAASKKGAPYRWGATGPSRFDCSGLTAYSFKKAGKKLPRTAQQQYNKTRHIPASRRQRGDLVFFHYGRAIYHVGIYAGKGRIWHSPRTGSVVRLEKIWTKRVYYGRVR; translated from the coding sequence ATGACTGCGCAGGTTCATGTCCCGTCTCTGCTCGCCCGGGCCGGCACGGCCTCGGTTCTCACACTGGCCGCTGTCGGCGGCACCATGCTCGCCCCGGGCGCGACGAGCCAGGCCCAGGCGGCGACGCTCTCGATGAAGGCGCTCCACATCGCCGCGTCGAAGAAGGGGGCGCCGTACAGGTGGGGGGCCACCGGGCCCAGCCGCTTCGACTGCTCGGGGCTCACGGCCTACTCGTTCAAGAAAGCCGGCAAGAAGCTCCCCCGCACGGCCCAGCAGCAGTACAACAAGACCCGCCATATCCCGGCCTCGCGCAGGCAACGCGGCGACCTGGTCTTCTTCCATTACGGCCGCGCCATCTACCACGTCGGGATCTACGCCGGTAAGGGCAGGATCTGGCACTCGCCGCGCACCGGTTCGGTGGTCCGGCTGGAGAAGATCTGGACGAAGAGGGTCTACTACGGGCGGGTCCGCTGA
- a CDS encoding urease subunit alpha gives MAELDRAVHADLFGPTTGDRIRLADTDLLVEIEEDRSGGPGLAGDEAVFGGGKVIRESMGQARTTRAEGAPDTVITGAVIIDHWGVVKADIGIRDGRITGIGKAGNPDTMDGVHPDLVIGPETEVIAGNGKFLTAGAIDAHVHFISPTLVDQALSSGITTLVGGGTGPAEGTKATTITPGPWHLARMFEALEAYPVNIGLLGKGNTMSREAMHSQLRAGALGFKIHEDWGATPAVIDACLGVCEETGAQLAIHTDTLNEAGFVADTLAAIAGRSIHAYHTEGAGGGHAPDIIGVVSQPYVLPSSTNPTRPHTVNTIEEHLDMLMVCHHLNPAVPEDLAFAESRIRPSTIAAEDILHDLGAISIISSDSQAMGRISEVIMRTWQTAHVMKRRRGALPGDGRADNQRVRRYVAKYTINPAVAQGLDREIGSVETGKLADLVLWEPAFFGVKPQTVIKGGQIAYAQMGDANASIPTPQPVLPRPMFGAVGRSPAANSLNFVASAAIDDGLPERLGLGKRFVPITSTRGVTKADMRENDATPQVHVDPDSFAVTIDGEPVEPAPAAELPMAQRYFLF, from the coding sequence ATGGCTGAACTCGACCGAGCCGTCCACGCCGACCTGTTCGGCCCCACGACCGGCGACCGCATCCGGCTCGCCGACACCGATCTGCTCGTCGAGATCGAGGAGGACCGCTCGGGCGGCCCCGGACTCGCGGGCGACGAAGCGGTGTTCGGCGGCGGCAAGGTGATCCGCGAGTCGATGGGCCAGGCCCGCACCACCCGCGCCGAGGGCGCCCCGGACACCGTCATCACCGGCGCCGTGATCATCGACCACTGGGGCGTCGTCAAGGCGGACATCGGCATCCGCGACGGCCGGATCACCGGGATCGGCAAGGCCGGCAACCCCGACACCATGGACGGCGTCCACCCCGACCTGGTCATCGGCCCCGAGACCGAAGTCATCGCGGGCAACGGCAAGTTCCTCACCGCGGGCGCCATCGACGCCCATGTCCACTTCATCTCGCCGACCCTGGTCGACCAGGCGCTCTCCTCCGGGATCACCACCCTGGTCGGCGGCGGCACCGGACCGGCCGAGGGCACCAAGGCCACCACCATCACGCCCGGCCCGTGGCACCTTGCCCGGATGTTCGAGGCGCTGGAGGCGTACCCCGTCAACATCGGTCTGCTCGGCAAGGGCAACACCATGTCGCGCGAGGCCATGCACTCCCAGCTGCGCGCCGGTGCACTCGGATTCAAGATCCATGAGGACTGGGGCGCCACCCCCGCCGTCATCGACGCCTGTCTCGGCGTGTGCGAGGAGACGGGCGCCCAGCTCGCCATCCACACCGACACGCTCAACGAGGCCGGATTCGTCGCCGACACCCTGGCGGCCATCGCCGGACGCTCCATCCACGCGTACCACACCGAGGGTGCGGGCGGCGGGCACGCGCCGGACATCATCGGCGTCGTCTCGCAGCCGTACGTCCTGCCCAGCTCCACCAACCCGACCCGGCCGCACACCGTCAACACCATCGAGGAACACCTCGACATGCTGATGGTCTGTCACCACCTCAACCCCGCCGTGCCGGAGGATCTCGCCTTCGCCGAATCAAGGATCCGGCCCTCCACCATCGCGGCCGAGGACATCCTCCACGACCTCGGAGCCATCTCGATCATCTCGTCCGACTCCCAGGCGATGGGCCGCATCAGCGAGGTCATCATGCGCACCTGGCAGACCGCCCATGTGATGAAGCGACGCCGCGGCGCACTGCCCGGCGACGGACGGGCAGACAACCAACGGGTCCGTCGCTATGTCGCCAAATACACCATCAACCCGGCGGTCGCCCAGGGCCTCGACCGGGAGATCGGCTCCGTCGAGACCGGCAAGCTCGCCGATCTGGTCCTGTGGGAACCGGCGTTCTTCGGTGTCAAGCCGCAGACCGTCATCAAGGGCGGCCAGATCGCGTACGCGCAGATGGGCGACGCCAACGCGTCCATCCCCACCCCGCAGCCGGTGCTGCCGCGCCCGATGTTCGGCGCGGTCGGCCGTTCCCCCGCGGCCAACTCCCTCAACTTCGTGGCGAGCGCGGCCATCGATGACGGGCTGCCCGAGCGCCTCGGGCTCGGCAAGCGGTTCGTGCCCATCACCAGCACGCGCGGCGTCACCAAGGCCGACATGCGGGAGAACGACGCGACTCCGCAGGTCCACGTCGACCCCGAC
- a CDS encoding ATP-dependent Clp protease proteolytic subunit: MFRPTARYVLPEFTERTTNGTRTLDPYSKLLSERIVFLGTPVDDTAATDLIAQFMHLEHDAPDRPISLYINSPGGSFSAMSAIYDTMQYLNCEVETYCLGQAGSCASALLAAGAPGRRHALPGARVVVRQPELSEPVQGQPSDLQIEAQELERLRKMLTTLLARHTGRGDEQISSDIERDLILDAAGAKAYGLVDHVMENRKSSLPPHGTR, from the coding sequence CTGTTCCGCCCCACCGCCCGTTACGTACTGCCCGAGTTCACCGAACGCACGACCAACGGCACCCGCACCCTCGACCCGTACTCGAAGCTGCTCTCGGAACGGATCGTCTTCCTCGGCACCCCCGTCGACGACACCGCGGCGACCGATCTGATCGCCCAGTTCATGCATCTGGAACACGACGCCCCGGACCGGCCCATCTCCCTCTACATCAACTCCCCCGGCGGCTCGTTCAGTGCCATGTCCGCGATCTACGACACGATGCAGTACCTCAACTGCGAGGTGGAGACCTACTGCCTCGGCCAGGCCGGTTCCTGCGCATCCGCGCTGCTCGCAGCGGGCGCCCCCGGCCGACGGCACGCACTGCCCGGAGCCAGGGTCGTGGTGCGGCAGCCCGAGCTCTCCGAGCCGGTGCAGGGCCAGCCGTCCGATCTGCAGATCGAGGCACAGGAATTGGAGCGGCTCCGCAAGATGCTGACCACACTATTGGCTCGTCACACCGGCCGCGGCGACGAGCAGATCTCCTCCGACATCGAGCGCGATCTCATTCTCGACGCGGCGGGCGCCAAGGCGTACGGCCTGGTGGACCACGTCATGGAGAACCGGAAGTCGTCGCTCCCGCCGCACGGGACGAGGTGA
- a CDS encoding urease subunit beta translates to MIPGEILYADGPVPFNEGRPVTRLTVLNAADRPVQIGSHYHFAEANPGLDFDRAAARGLRLNIPAGTAVRFEPGVPVDIELVPLAGRRVVPGLRGETGGALDG, encoded by the coding sequence ATGATTCCCGGAGAGATCCTGTACGCGGACGGGCCCGTGCCCTTCAACGAGGGCCGCCCCGTCACCCGCCTCACCGTTCTCAACGCCGCCGACCGGCCCGTCCAGATCGGCTCGCACTACCACTTCGCCGAGGCCAACCCGGGCCTGGACTTCGACCGTGCGGCGGCCCGCGGACTGCGGCTGAACATCCCCGCAGGGACCGCCGTGCGCTTCGAACCCGGCGTACCCGTCGACATCGAGCTCGTCCCCCTCGCCGGACGGCGCGTCGTCCCCGGCCTGCGCGGCGAGACCGGAGGTGCTCTCGATGGCTGA
- a CDS encoding urease subunit gamma, with protein MQLTPHEQERLLIHVAADVAEKRRARGLRLNHPEAVALITTHLLEGARDGRTVSELMASGRKVLTREDVMDGVPEMIHDVQVEATFPDGTKLVTVHEPIV; from the coding sequence ATGCAACTGACCCCACATGAGCAAGAACGCCTGCTCATCCATGTTGCTGCCGATGTGGCCGAGAAGCGTCGGGCACGCGGACTGCGGCTCAACCACCCCGAGGCGGTCGCGCTGATCACCACGCATCTGCTGGAGGGCGCCCGCGACGGTCGTACGGTCTCCGAACTGATGGCGTCAGGCCGCAAGGTGCTCACCCGTGAGGACGTCATGGACGGGGTGCCCGAGATGATCCATGACGTCCAGGTCGAGGCCACCTTCCCGGACGGCACCAAACTCGTGACCGTCCACGAGCCGATCGTCTGA
- a CDS encoding ABC transporter permease translates to MPAAQNRRTVAVILLIPVVVMLALWAFAWPAARIAPHDLPVGVAGSAPAAERLQQQFEQREGAFDVHRYASEADARRAIENRSVYGAAVATPQGPRLLTASAASPVVAQLLREAVTARAPEGAQVQVTDVVATPAGDPRGSALGASFLPLAIAGVLSGSAVTMLRLRAGRAALALIGAAASAGIGAAALTDNWLGVITGDWWAEAGTFGLTALAIGGTVAGLAALIGPPGTGIGALLMVLLGNPFSGVSSAPELLPRPIGTIGQLLPPGAGGSPLRSVAFFDGSGAGGALLTLVLWAALGLTAVLIGKRRRTRPPATPALRTPEPALAG, encoded by the coding sequence GTGCCCGCTGCCCAAAACCGCCGCACGGTGGCGGTCATCCTGCTGATCCCCGTGGTGGTGATGCTCGCCCTGTGGGCCTTCGCCTGGCCCGCGGCCCGGATCGCGCCGCACGATCTGCCCGTCGGGGTGGCCGGTTCCGCGCCGGCCGCCGAGCGGCTCCAGCAGCAGTTCGAGCAGCGCGAGGGCGCTTTCGATGTCCACCGCTACGCCTCCGAGGCCGACGCCCGCCGCGCGATCGAGAACCGGTCCGTATACGGCGCGGCCGTGGCCACACCCCAGGGACCGCGACTGCTGACCGCGTCCGCGGCGAGCCCGGTGGTGGCCCAGCTGCTGCGCGAGGCCGTCACGGCCCGGGCCCCCGAGGGCGCTCAGGTACAGGTCACGGATGTGGTGGCGACGCCTGCCGGGGACCCGCGCGGCAGCGCGCTCGGCGCGAGCTTCCTCCCACTGGCGATCGCGGGCGTCCTGTCGGGCTCGGCGGTCACGATGCTGCGGCTGCGCGCGGGCCGGGCCGCGCTGGCGCTGATCGGCGCGGCCGCGTCGGCCGGGATCGGTGCGGCGGCGCTCACCGACAACTGGCTCGGAGTGATCACCGGCGACTGGTGGGCCGAGGCCGGAACGTTCGGACTCACCGCGCTGGCCATCGGCGGCACGGTGGCGGGGCTCGCCGCGCTGATCGGTCCGCCCGGCACAGGCATCGGCGCCCTGCTGATGGTGCTGCTCGGAAATCCGTTCTCCGGCGTCAGCAGCGCGCCCGAACTGCTGCCCCGGCCGATCGGAACGATCGGACAGCTGCTGCCGCCAGGTGCGGGCGGCTCACCGCTGCGGTCTGTGGCCTTCTTCGACGGCAGCGGCGCGGGTGGCGCGCTGCTCACGCTCGTGCTGTGGGCAGCACTCGGGCTGACGGCGGTGCTCATCGGCAAACGGCGCCGGACACGACCCCCGGCCACACCCGCGCTCCGCACCCCGGAGCCGGCCCTGGCGGGCTGA
- a CDS encoding TetR/AcrR family transcriptional regulator codes for MARVSQEHLDARRRQIIEGAARCFARDGFHGTSMQDVLKEVGLSAGAVYRYFSGKEDLIAAIAGEAVGGVRQAFEEAARVTPLPAPDVLIGRVARSLFDGAGREMGRQAYAGLIVQVWSETLRSERLAATLAEAFGGLRAAWTELVEVYRDMGLLTPEVSADHVARTLIATAQGFIAQLAMFGDAEPEALESGLRGLMSMDLQKIS; via the coding sequence ATGGCCCGCGTATCCCAGGAACACCTCGACGCCCGCCGCCGTCAGATCATCGAGGGCGCGGCGCGCTGCTTCGCGCGCGACGGCTTTCACGGCACGTCGATGCAGGACGTGCTCAAGGAGGTCGGCCTGTCGGCCGGGGCCGTCTACCGCTATTTCAGCGGGAAGGAGGACCTGATCGCGGCCATCGCGGGGGAGGCGGTCGGTGGCGTCAGGCAGGCCTTCGAGGAGGCGGCGCGTGTCACGCCGCTGCCTGCTCCCGATGTGCTGATCGGCCGGGTGGCCCGCTCGCTGTTCGACGGCGCGGGGCGTGAAATGGGCCGGCAGGCCTACGCCGGTCTCATCGTCCAGGTGTGGTCCGAGACCCTGCGCAGCGAGCGGCTCGCCGCCACGCTCGCGGAGGCCTTCGGAGGTCTGCGGGCGGCGTGGACGGAGCTGGTCGAGGTGTACCGCGACATGGGTCTGCTCACCCCCGAAGTCTCCGCCGATCATGTGGCCCGCACACTGATCGCCACGGCGCAGGGATTCATCGCCCAGCTGGCGATGTTCGGTGACGCCGAGCCCGAAGCGCTGGAGAGCGGCCTGCGTGGCCTGATGTCCATGGATCTGCAAAAGATCAGTTAA
- a CDS encoding type II toxin-antitoxin system Phd/YefM family antitoxin has translation MAYEIPVTQARAELAELINRVVYGGERVVVTRHGKPLVALVSAADLERLEKDEAAAEEQVISSVSSIGSSVSAPGERRRFGIAAEHRGHRDPGS, from the coding sequence ATGGCCTACGAGATTCCGGTGACGCAAGCCCGAGCTGAGCTCGCCGAACTGATCAACCGTGTCGTCTACGGCGGCGAGCGAGTGGTCGTGACGCGGCACGGCAAGCCGCTCGTGGCGCTCGTTTCGGCCGCTGACCTGGAGCGACTCGAAAAGGACGAGGCGGCTGCCGAGGAGCAGGTGATCAGCTCGGTCTCCTCGATCGGCTCCTCGGTGTCCGCTCCCGGTGAACGGCGGCGTTTCGGCATCGCGGCCGAGCACAGGGGGCACCGCGATCCGGGCAGCTGA